CTCGATGCGCTCGCGCGCCGTGAGCTTTCCGCCCTCACGTTGCTTCTTCTGGCGTTCCAGCCCGCCCCCCGCCTCCACCCGCGCGCGTCGGCCCTCCATCGTGGCGATCAGTTCCTGCAATTCCAGCCCGAGTTGTGTCACCCGGACATGCTACCCGCGCCGCCCGCCCAGGAGGCCAAAAGCCAGGGCCGGAGCGTTCCACCCCGGCCCTTCACCTTCTGCCTTCCGCCTTTACCCTTCCGCCGCCTGCAACTCCGACCCGCGTTCCTCCATGCCCACGTAATGCCGGTCCGTTTCGCCCGTGTACACGGCGTCGGGGCGCAGGAGGCGGTTGTCGCGGGTGTACTCGATGACGGAGGCGCACCAGCCGCTGATGCGGGCGAGCGCGAAGATCGGGGTGAAGTCCTCCTTGCCGATGCCGAGGTCGGAGTACACGGTCCCGCTGTAAAAGTCCACGTTGGGATAGATGCCCTTGCTGCCCATGCGGTCCACCACGATCTTCTCGATGGTTTCGAGCGTCTGGTAGTAGCGGCTCTTGCCCTCCTTGTTGGCGACGTGCTCGGCATAGTCGCGCAGCACGCGCGAGCGGGGGTCGAAGTACTTGTAGACGCGGTGGCCCACGCCCATGATCTTTTCCTTGCGGTCGAGCTTGCCCGTGATGTAGTCGGCGGCCCCCTCGGGCGAGCCGATCTCGTCGAGCATGTCCATGACAGCCTCGTTCGCGCCGCCGTGGAGGGGACCCTTCAGCGCCCCGATGGCCGACGTGATGCAGGAGTACATGTCGCTGAGGGTGCTGCTCGTGGCAATCGCCGTGAAGGTCGAGGCGTTCATGCCGTGGTCGGCGTGCAGCACGAGCGCGATGTCGAACAGCCGGGCCTGCTCGGCGCTGGGTTCCCTGCCCGTCAGCATGTACAGGAAGTTGCCCGCGTGGGTGAGGTCCGTCCTGGGCGCGACCACCTCCTGCCCCTCCTGCGCCCGCCGGATCGCCGCGATGACCGTGGGGAACTGGGCGATCATGCGAATGGAGATGGCACGCCGGGCCTCCTCGGTCGTCTCCTCCGCCTGCGGGTCGAGCAGCCCGAGGTACGAGACGGCGGTGCGGAGCGCCTGCATGGGGTGGACGCCCTTCGGCATGGCCGCGATCACGTCCAGAAGCTGCTGGGAGACGGTGCGGTTCGCCTTGAGTTCGGCGTCGAAGGCCGCGAGTTCGTCGGCGCTGGGCAGGCGTCCGTTGAGGAGCGCGAGGGACAGTTCCTCGAAGGTGCTCTTCTCCGCCCACTCCTGAATGGGAATGCCGAGGTGCGTGAGGATGCCCTCCGTCCCGTTGATGAACGTGAGCCTGCTCTCGGTGAACAGCACGCCTTCCAGCCCCTTGGCGATATTCGTCATGATGTGACATACCATACCACCGGGCCGGGGCGGGCCGAATCGCCGGAAAGCTCACGTTCCTGGAGGGGTGACAGAGAGGCGGTCAGCCGTTAGCCCTCAGCCGTCAGCGCGGGACGGGGACGACCTACAATGCCCGCGATGCCGGACCCCGCCGCCCCGCCCGTCACCCTCGCGCTGGACACTGCCACGCCCTTCCTGACGCTGGCCGTGACGTGGCCGGGGGGGGAGCGGACCTTCTCCGAGGAGGTGGGCCGCGCGCACGCCGAACGGCTCGCGGACGCGGTGGCCTCGCTGTTCGCGGAGGCAGGGGTGCCGTTCCGGGCGGGCCGAATCGTCGTCGGGACCGGGCCGGGGTCGTACACGGGGGTGCGGGTCGGCGCGAGCTACGCGCTGGGGCTGGGGCGGGCGTGGGGCGTGCCCGTCCTCGGCGTGTCCACGCTGGAGGGGCTGGTCGGGGGCGCGGCGGAGGGACGGGTCGCCGTCTCGCTCGACGCCCGGCGCGGTCAGGTGTACGGCGCGGTCTACGAGGTGCGCGGCGGCGTGGTCGCGGAGGTCGTTCACGCCCCGGCCAAACGCCCGTTGGAGGAGTTCGGGGCGTTGGCGGGCGGTCTCCCCCACCACCGGGACGTGTCGCCGGACGGCCTCGCCCTGCTGCGGGCGGGGGTAAAGCATGGGCGGGAGGCGTGGGAGTTGGCGTACCTGTAGGGGGTGGTGGAGGTGGTCACGCGCCCCCTCACCCCGGCTCTCCCACGAACGCCTGATGTGAATGACGAGTTCAGGAGGGCGCGCGTTTTTGTCGTCTGGCAGGAGGACGGTGCTCGTCACTCCCTCCCCAGCCCTCTGCCGCAAGGAGGGAGAAGAGAAGCTGAGGCTCTTGCTCTTTTTCCCCTCCCCCTTGAGGGGGGAGGCCGGGTGGGGGTGAACGGGCCTGGCAACCCAGCAAACGCGTCATTCATTCCCCCAAAGCTCTACTCTAGAAGGGCATCACTCACTCCCAAGTGTCTTAGCCCCCTACAGGCCGCCGTCCCCGCCGCCAATTGTTGATAGAGTCGGTCGTCTTTTTACGCCACCCCCACTCCAACGGAGGTTTTGCCATGCGTAGCCGTCTTGCCCTGTCCGCCCTGCTCGCCCTGACCGGGGCCGCGAGCGCCGCGCCCACCACGCTGACCGTGTTCATGGGGAGTCAGCAGCGACCCGAAATCTTCCAGCCCATCTTCGACCGTTTCGAGCGGCAGAACCCGAATATCACCGTGAGGATCGAGACGGGTGGTGCGACGAGCGAGGCGCAGAATCAGTACCTGACGACCGTTCTGGCTGCGCGGGACGCGAGCCTCGACGTGTTCCTGATCGACGTGGTGAGGACCGCGACCTTCGCCGCCGCCGGGTGGGCCGAGCCGCTCGACGGCTACCTGCCGAGCAGGGACGCCTACCTGCGCGCCTTCCTGAAGGGGCCGTTAGGCGCGGCAACGGTGGGGGGCAAGCTGTACGCGATGCCCGCCTTCACGGACGCGCAATTCCTGTACTACCGCAAGGACCTCCTCGCCAAGTACGGGGCGAAGGTGCCGCGCACGTGGGACGAACTCGCCGCGACCGCCGCGCGCATCCAGAAGGCGGAGGGCGGGAACCTGCAAGGCCTGAACTTCCAGGGCGCGCCCATCGAGGGCACCGTGTGCAACTTCCTGGAGACGTTGTGGGGCGCAGGCGGCAATGTGGGGGCGGTGGACAGCCCGGCGGGGCGGCAGGGGCTGGGCTTCCTCGTGAACGCGGTGAAGAGCAAGATCGCGCCCGCCGCGAGCGCCGAGATGAAGACGGACGACTCGCGCCAGCAGTTCCAGGCCGGGAGCGTGCTGTTCGGCCTGAACTGGAGCTACGCGTGGGCGCACTTCCAGGGCAACAGCCCGCAGCCGACGCGGGTGAAGGGGGACGTGGGCGTGGCCCGCCTGCCCGCCTTCGGGAGCAACACCAGCGCCACCTGCACGGGCGGCTGGCAGTGGGCGGTCAGCGCGTACAGCAAGAACAAGGCCGCCGCCGCGAGATTGCTGCAATACATGGCGAGTGCCGAGGTGCAACGCGAGATGGCGGTGAAGGGCGCGTACCTCCCCGTGCGGGCCAGCCTGTACAACGACCGCGCCGTGCTCGCCGCCAACCCGCACTTCAAGGACCTGTACCGCATCGTGACGGGCGCACGGCCCCGACCCATCACGCCCGCCTACCCGCGCGTCTCGGAGATCATCCGCAACAACGTGTCGGCGGCGGTGGCGGGGAGCAAGACGGTGGATGTGGCGCTGCGGGACATGCAGCGCGACCTCGACGGCGTGTTGAAGTGAGGGCGGCGGTTGCGAACTGAGGCCGGAAACATCAGGCCCACCGTTCCACGGGTGAGGCGTCGGCGTGGGGGTGATGGCCTCCTCGCCGCCCTCCTCCTCGCCCCCGCCGCGTTGCTGCTATGTGGGGTGCTGCTCTTCCCCATGCTGACGACCTTCCGCGACAGCCTGTTCGTGAACAAGCTGACCGAGCCGTGGGCGGGCACGCCCTTCGTGGGGCTGGGGCAATACGCGCAGATGGTGCAGGACCCCCGCTTCCTTGCGGCGCTGCGAAACACCCTCTTCTTCGGGGTGCTGACGGTCGGCGGCTCCTTCCTCGTCGGCGTGCCGATGGCGCTGCTGGCCCACACACCGAGCCGGGTGCGGGGGCTGGCGCGGGTGGCTCTGCTGCTGCCGTGGGCGATGCCGCCCGTCATCACCGGCTTGATCTTCGCGTGGCTGTTCAACGGGCAGTACGGGGTGGTGAACGACGTGCTCGTGCGCGGCGGCGTGGTGAACGAACCCCTGCGCTGGCTGTCCACGCCGGGCCTTGCCGTTCTGGCGATGGTCGTCACGATTGTCTGGAAGACGAGTTCGTTCGTCGCGCTGATCGTGCTGGGCGGCCTTCAGGGCATTCCGCGCGAGCTGACCGAGGCGGCGGACGTGGACGGGGCGACGCGCGTGCAGACCTTCTGGCGGGTGATCCTGCCCCTCCTCGCGCCGAGTCTGGCCGTCGCGTTCATCTTCCGGGCGATCAGCGCCGTGCAGGTGTTCGACATCCCGTACACCTTCATTCAGCAGGCCCCGGCGCAGGGGTTTCTGGAAACGCTCGGCGTGTACATCTACCGCACGAGCATCGAGTTTCTGGACTTCGGGTACGCGGCGGCCCTGAGCGTGGCGCTCTTCGGGGTGAGCCTCGCCGTCACGCTCGTCTATGTGCGCTTCGTGCGCGGCGGGGAGAGCTGAGATGGACGAGGTGGCCCCACGTCTCAACACAGGGGAGCGGCTGGTGCGCGCCCTCGGCCTCGCCCTGCTCGTCTTCGGCGGCTTCTTCCCCCTGGTGTGGATGCTGCTGACGAGCCTGAAGACGGAGGGCGAACTCCAGAAGTTTCCGGTCCAGTACCTCCCCTCCCAGCCCGACTTCGCCAACTACGCGCGGGTGTTCTCCGAGCAGCCATTCGGCACGTTCTTCCTGAACTCGCTGGTCGTGAGCGTGCTGAGTACCCTGCTGTGTGTGGCGGTCGCGGTGCCCGCCGCCTACGCGCTGGCGCGGCTGGAGCTTCGGGCGCGCGGGCTGCTGCTCACGCTCGTCGTCGCCTTTTCCATGCTGCCCGTCGTCAGCCTGCTCGTGCCGCTCTTCCGGCTGATGCGGAGCGCGCAGCTTCTCAACTCCTACCCCGCCCTGATCCTGCCCTACGCGGCGCTGAGTTTGCCCGTCGCCATCCTCACGCTCGTCGCCTTTTTCAGCGCCATCCCGCGTGATCTGGAGTCGGCGGCGATGGTGGACGGGGCCACCCGCGTCGGCGCGATGACCCGCATCGTGCTGCCGCTGAGCCTGCCGGGCGTGGTGACGGCGGCCCTGCTCGTCTTCGTCAACTCGTGGAACGAGTTCCTATT
Above is a genomic segment from Deinococcus sp. YIM 134068 containing:
- a CDS encoding citrate/2-methylcitrate synthase, with the protein product MTNIAKGLEGVLFTESRLTFINGTEGILTHLGIPIQEWAEKSTFEELSLALLNGRLPSADELAAFDAELKANRTVSQQLLDVIAAMPKGVHPMQALRTAVSYLGLLDPQAEETTEEARRAISIRMIAQFPTVIAAIRRAQEGQEVVAPRTDLTHAGNFLYMLTGREPSAEQARLFDIALVLHADHGMNASTFTAIATSSTLSDMYSCITSAIGALKGPLHGGANEAVMDMLDEIGSPEGAADYITGKLDRKEKIMGVGHRVYKYFDPRSRVLRDYAEHVANKEGKSRYYQTLETIEKIVVDRMGSKGIYPNVDFYSGTVYSDLGIGKEDFTPIFALARISGWCASVIEYTRDNRLLRPDAVYTGETDRHYVGMEERGSELQAAEG
- the tsaB gene encoding tRNA (adenosine(37)-N6)-threonylcarbamoyltransferase complex dimerization subunit type 1 TsaB, giving the protein MPDPAAPPVTLALDTATPFLTLAVTWPGGERTFSEEVGRAHAERLADAVASLFAEAGVPFRAGRIVVGTGPGSYTGVRVGASYALGLGRAWGVPVLGVSTLEGLVGGAAEGRVAVSLDARRGQVYGAVYEVRGGVVAEVVHAPAKRPLEEFGALAGGLPHHRDVSPDGLALLRAGVKHGREAWELAYL
- a CDS encoding ABC transporter substrate-binding protein, which encodes MRSRLALSALLALTGAASAAPTTLTVFMGSQQRPEIFQPIFDRFERQNPNITVRIETGGATSEAQNQYLTTVLAARDASLDVFLIDVVRTATFAAAGWAEPLDGYLPSRDAYLRAFLKGPLGAATVGGKLYAMPAFTDAQFLYYRKDLLAKYGAKVPRTWDELAATAARIQKAEGGNLQGLNFQGAPIEGTVCNFLETLWGAGGNVGAVDSPAGRQGLGFLVNAVKSKIAPAASAEMKTDDSRQQFQAGSVLFGLNWSYAWAHFQGNSPQPTRVKGDVGVARLPAFGSNTSATCTGGWQWAVSAYSKNKAAAARLLQYMASAEVQREMAVKGAYLPVRASLYNDRAVLAANPHFKDLYRIVTGARPRPITPAYPRVSEIIRNNVSAAVAGSKTVDVALRDMQRDLDGVLK
- a CDS encoding carbohydrate ABC transporter permease, with amino-acid sequence MRRRRGGDGLLAALLLAPAALLLCGVLLFPMLTTFRDSLFVNKLTEPWAGTPFVGLGQYAQMVQDPRFLAALRNTLFFGVLTVGGSFLVGVPMALLAHTPSRVRGLARVALLLPWAMPPVITGLIFAWLFNGQYGVVNDVLVRGGVVNEPLRWLSTPGLAVLAMVVTIVWKTSSFVALIVLGGLQGIPRELTEAADVDGATRVQTFWRVILPLLAPSLAVAFIFRAISAVQVFDIPYTFIQQAPAQGFLETLGVYIYRTSIEFLDFGYAAALSVALFGVSLAVTLVYVRFVRGGES
- a CDS encoding carbohydrate ABC transporter permease: MDEVAPRLNTGERLVRALGLALLVFGGFFPLVWMLLTSLKTEGELQKFPVQYLPSQPDFANYARVFSEQPFGTFFLNSLVVSVLSTLLCVAVAVPAAYALARLELRARGLLLTLVVAFSMLPVVSLLVPLFRLMRSAQLLNSYPALILPYAALSLPVAILTLVAFFSAIPRDLESAAMVDGATRVGAMTRIVLPLSLPGVVTAALLVFVNSWNEFLLALSFNTRLNMRTVSVGVTLYQGEFAFPWPLISAAVVIAVVPIVVLIAVFQKRFVAGLTAGGVKA